The following proteins are encoded in a genomic region of Variovorax paradoxus:
- a CDS encoding MFS transporter produces MQASAPTLSVKQVLICGAMIVTLSMGIRHGFGLWLQPITQAQDWTRQTFSFALAIQNLSWGIFGVFAGMVADRFGAFRVLIAGTAFYALGLLGMAYSPTPLLFTLSAGVLIGAAQAGTTYAVVYGVIGRQIPAERRSWAMGVAAAAGSFGQFLMAPIEGRLIGHLGWQTALAVVAMLALVIVPLAFGLREPRAALAAHREQSMLQAVGEAFRYPSFGLLMAGYFVCGFQLAFIGIHMPTYLRDQKLPVDVAGYALALIGLFNVFGTYTVGLLGQKLAKRKILAAIYFARAVSILLFLLVPISPMSVYVFSAAMGFLWLSTVPATNAIIAGIFGVAHLSMLSGFVFLSHQVGSFIGVWLGGYLYDTTGSYDIVWYIAIGLGVFAALINLPVKEGAIARGGRTAAVAG; encoded by the coding sequence ATGCAAGCCTCCGCCCCCACTCTTTCGGTCAAGCAGGTACTGATCTGCGGCGCCATGATCGTCACGCTCTCGATGGGCATCCGCCATGGCTTCGGCCTCTGGCTGCAGCCGATCACCCAGGCGCAGGACTGGACCCGCCAGACCTTTTCCTTCGCGCTCGCGATCCAGAATCTTTCATGGGGCATCTTCGGCGTGTTCGCCGGCATGGTGGCCGATCGCTTCGGGGCCTTCCGGGTTCTGATCGCGGGAACGGCCTTCTATGCGCTGGGCCTGCTGGGAATGGCCTATTCCCCGACGCCGCTGCTGTTCACTCTGAGCGCCGGCGTGCTGATCGGCGCGGCGCAGGCGGGCACCACCTATGCCGTGGTCTACGGCGTGATCGGGCGTCAGATTCCGGCCGAGCGGCGCTCGTGGGCCATGGGCGTGGCGGCGGCGGCCGGCTCGTTCGGCCAGTTCCTGATGGCGCCCATCGAAGGCCGCTTGATCGGACATCTGGGCTGGCAGACCGCGCTGGCGGTGGTGGCCATGCTGGCGCTGGTGATCGTGCCGCTGGCCTTCGGGCTGCGCGAGCCGCGCGCGGCCTTGGCCGCGCATCGCGAGCAATCGATGCTGCAGGCGGTGGGCGAAGCCTTCCGTTACCCGAGCTTCGGCTTGCTGATGGCCGGGTATTTCGTCTGCGGCTTCCAGCTGGCCTTCATCGGCATCCACATGCCGACCTACCTGCGCGACCAGAAGCTGCCGGTGGACGTGGCGGGCTACGCACTGGCGCTGATCGGGCTCTTCAACGTGTTCGGCACCTACACCGTGGGCCTCTTGGGCCAGAAGCTCGCCAAGCGCAAGATCCTGGCCGCCATCTACTTTGCGCGGGCGGTCTCGATCCTGCTGTTTCTGCTGGTGCCGATCTCGCCGATGAGCGTGTACGTCTTTTCGGCGGCCATGGGCTTTCTCTGGCTTTCGACGGTGCCCGCCACCAACGCGATCATCGCGGGCATCTTCGGCGTGGCGCACCTGTCGATGCTCAGCGGCTTCGTGTTCCTGAGCCACCAGGTGGGGTCGTTCATCGGCGTGTGGCTGGGCGGCTATCTGTATGACACCACGGGCAGCTACGACATCGTCTGGTACATCGCGATCGGCCTCGGCGTGTTCGCGGCGCTGATCAACCTGCCCGTCAAGGAAGGCGCCATTGCGCGCGGGGGCCGGACGGCCGCCGTAGCGGGCTGA
- a CDS encoding DNA topoisomerase IV subunit B, whose amino-acid sequence MATPPKTPPSSSSASSGYSEGSIRVLKGLEPVKQRPGMYTRTDNPLHIIQEVLDNAADEALAGYGKKIKVTLHADGSASIEDDGRGIPFGLHPEEKAPVIELVYTRLHAGGKFDKGSGGAYSFSGGLHGVGVSVTNALSKRLEVTSHREGSVAKLAFSAGDVIEALEIRKLEAGERKQGTTVRAWPDAKYFETAALPMSELTHLLRSKAVLMPGVSVTLTVEKTKETQQWLYKGGLSDYLMQTLNGDPVIPLFEGSGHADKNADNFAEGEGADWCVAFTEDGQPVRESYVNLIPTSAGGTHESGLRDGLFTAVKGFIELHSLLPKGVKLLPEDVFARASYVLSAKVLDPQFQGQIKERLNSRDAVRLVSSFVRPALELWLNQHVDYGKRLAELAIKAAQTRQRAGQKVEKRKGSGVAVLPGKLTDCESKDISHNEVFLVEGDSAGGSAKMGRDKESQAILPLRGKVLNTWEVERDRLFANTEIHDISVAVGVDPHGPSDTPDMSGLRYGKICILSDADVDGSHIQVLLLTLFFRHFPKLIETGHVYVAKPPLFRVDAPARGKKPASKVYALDEGELTATLDKLRKDGVREGAWSISRFKGLGEMSAEQLWETTLNPDTRRLMKVQLGRFDFTSTQGEITKLMGKGEAAARRELMELRADDVDIDV is encoded by the coding sequence ATGGCGACTCCCCCCAAGACTCCCCCCAGTTCCTCATCCGCGTCCTCCGGCTATTCGGAGGGCTCCATCCGCGTGCTCAAGGGCCTCGAGCCCGTCAAGCAACGCCCGGGCATGTACACCCGGACCGACAACCCGCTGCACATCATCCAGGAAGTGCTCGACAACGCCGCCGACGAGGCGCTGGCGGGCTACGGCAAGAAGATCAAGGTCACGCTGCATGCCGACGGCTCGGCCAGCATCGAAGACGACGGCCGCGGCATTCCGTTCGGCCTGCATCCCGAAGAAAAGGCGCCCGTGATCGAGCTCGTGTACACCCGGCTGCACGCGGGCGGCAAGTTCGACAAGGGCTCGGGCGGCGCCTACAGCTTCTCGGGCGGCCTGCACGGCGTCGGCGTGTCGGTGACCAACGCGCTGTCGAAGCGGCTCGAAGTCACCTCGCATCGCGAAGGCTCGGTGGCCAAGCTGGCCTTCAGTGCCGGCGATGTGATCGAGGCGCTCGAAATCCGCAAGCTCGAAGCCGGCGAGCGCAAGCAGGGCACCACGGTGCGTGCCTGGCCCGATGCCAAATACTTCGAGACCGCAGCGCTCCCGATGAGCGAGCTCACGCATCTCTTGCGCAGCAAGGCCGTGCTGATGCCCGGCGTCAGCGTCACGCTCACGGTCGAGAAGACCAAGGAAACGCAGCAGTGGCTCTACAAGGGCGGCCTGAGCGACTACCTGATGCAGACGCTCAACGGCGACCCGGTGATTCCGCTGTTCGAAGGCAGCGGCCATGCCGACAAGAACGCCGACAACTTCGCAGAGGGCGAGGGCGCCGACTGGTGCGTGGCCTTCACCGAAGACGGCCAGCCGGTGCGCGAGAGCTACGTCAACCTGATTCCCACCAGCGCAGGCGGCACGCACGAAAGCGGTCTGCGCGACGGCCTCTTCACCGCGGTGAAGGGCTTCATCGAACTGCACTCGCTGCTGCCCAAGGGCGTGAAGCTCCTGCCCGAGGACGTGTTTGCGCGCGCCTCATATGTGCTGAGCGCCAAGGTGCTCGACCCGCAGTTCCAGGGCCAGATCAAGGAGCGCCTGAACTCGCGCGACGCGGTGCGGCTGGTGTCGAGCTTCGTGCGCCCCGCGCTCGAGCTGTGGCTCAACCAGCACGTCGACTACGGCAAGAGGCTCGCCGAACTCGCCATCAAGGCCGCGCAAACGCGTCAGCGCGCCGGCCAGAAGGTCGAGAAGCGCAAGGGCTCGGGCGTGGCCGTGTTGCCCGGCAAGCTGACCGACTGCGAGAGCAAGGACATCAGCCACAACGAAGTCTTCCTGGTCGAGGGTGACTCGGCTGGCGGCAGCGCCAAGATGGGCCGCGACAAGGAGAGCCAGGCCATCCTGCCGCTGCGCGGCAAGGTGCTGAACACCTGGGAGGTGGAGCGCGACCGGCTCTTCGCCAACACCGAAATCCACGACATCTCGGTGGCCGTGGGCGTCGATCCGCACGGCCCCAGCGACACGCCCGACATGAGCGGCCTGCGCTACGGCAAGATCTGCATCCTCTCCGACGCCGACGTCGACGGCTCGCACATCCAGGTGCTGCTGCTCACGCTGTTCTTCCGCCACTTTCCGAAGCTCATCGAAACCGGCCACGTGTATGTCGCAAAGCCGCCGCTGTTCCGCGTCGATGCGCCCGCGCGCGGAAAGAAGCCGGCTTCCAAGGTCTACGCGCTTGACGAGGGCGAACTGACTGCCACACTCGACAAATTGCGCAAGGACGGCGTGCGCGAAGGCGCCTGGAGCATCAGCCGCTTCAAGGGCCTGGGCGAAATGAGCGCGGAACAATTGTGGGAAACCACGCTCAATCCGGATACCCGGCGCCTCATGAAGGTGCAGCTGGGACGCTTCGACTTCACGTCCACCCAAGGGGAGATCACCAAGCTCATGGGCAAGGGCGAGGCGGCCGCGCGGCGCGAACTGATGGAACTGCGCGCCGACGATGTCGATATCGATGTTTGA
- a CDS encoding lytic transglycosylase domain-containing protein, whose amino-acid sequence MRPLLLALLLCAQQGLAHAADIYGYIDGKGVAHFASEKIDERYQIFFRGGQSFDTAKGLSPLGRGGRRLDGKVPPASQTLLALFEASPSYKTAKVALRDASNKHSIDYELLQALIATESGFDAQAVSPKGAMGLMQLMPATAQRYGVSADKRSTIEKKLFDPRINIAAGSRYLRDLIAMFPGQIELALAAYNAGEGAVQRAGNKIPNYKETQNYVQTVLRLYAYLKPSAAVAMDGGGGGGGGGGGASGARGGKTPGRIRMELVVPKGGAMGRGNMPSDSPSSMPAMPGVSEQPAVPDGAAEAPVS is encoded by the coding sequence ATGCGTCCGTTGCTCCTGGCCCTGCTGCTGTGCGCGCAGCAGGGGCTTGCGCACGCCGCTGACATCTACGGCTACATCGACGGCAAGGGCGTGGCGCACTTCGCATCGGAAAAGATCGACGAGCGCTACCAGATCTTCTTTCGCGGGGGGCAGAGCTTCGACACGGCCAAGGGCCTTTCGCCGCTCGGCCGTGGCGGGCGCAGGCTCGACGGCAAGGTGCCGCCCGCGTCGCAGACATTGCTTGCGCTGTTCGAAGCATCGCCAAGCTACAAGACCGCCAAGGTGGCACTGCGCGATGCGTCGAACAAGCACTCGATCGACTACGAGTTGCTGCAGGCGCTGATCGCCACCGAATCGGGCTTCGATGCGCAGGCCGTGTCGCCCAAGGGCGCCATGGGCCTCATGCAACTCATGCCGGCCACCGCGCAGCGCTATGGCGTCTCGGCGGACAAGCGCAGCACCATCGAGAAGAAGCTGTTCGATCCGCGCATCAACATCGCCGCCGGCTCGCGCTACCTGCGCGACCTGATCGCGATGTTCCCGGGCCAGATCGAGCTGGCGCTTGCGGCCTATAACGCGGGCGAAGGCGCGGTGCAGCGCGCGGGCAACAAGATTCCGAACTACAAGGAAACGCAGAACTACGTGCAGACGGTGCTGCGGCTCTATGCTTACCTCAAGCCGTCGGCGGCGGTGGCAATGGACGGCGGTGGCGGTGGCGGTGGCGGTGGCGGCGGTGCGAGCGGCGCGCGTGGCGGCAAGACGCCGGGCCGCATCCGCATGGAACTGGTGGTTCCGAAGGGCGGAGCGATGGGCCGTGGCAACATGCCGTCCGATTCGCCAAGCAGCATGCCGGCCATGCCCGGGGTCTCCGAGCAGCCGGCGGTGCCGGACGGCGCAGCGGAAGCGCCGGTGTCCTGA
- a CDS encoding Kelch repeat-containing protein — protein sequence MQRRRLVLATAACAVSGAARAQHAATHDTLPAAPSSKEPYARLQGGVPHHMTPEQEAQRVTDSPAPAGPAGRWMPRAALPIPRSEMAWATAAQGRMHVVGGYGEGAVNRDYHHIYDPVADRWLDGAPLPRGANHVAVAADEGRVYALGGFVEQNRRSDTNAYVYEIAANRWTAIAPLPRPRGAAAAVMLDGQLHLIGGASEPAAERASVGWHEVYDPKADRWTTRKPLPGARDHVGCVAHSGQIHVIGGRFNTFEYNTDLHHVYLPARDTWELRSPLPTARSGHGLVVYRGRLFAMGGEGGFLVGGVPRQAKVFGQMESYDPAADAWQRHAPMTTPRHAVGAAVIGDWIYVAGGGAVLGGSVQSAVHEAFTLG from the coding sequence ATGCAACGCCGACGCCTTGTTCTTGCGACCGCCGCTTGCGCGGTGAGCGGCGCTGCGCGCGCGCAGCATGCGGCCACGCACGACACGTTGCCGGCGGCGCCTTCGTCGAAGGAGCCGTATGCGCGGCTGCAAGGCGGCGTGCCGCATCACATGACGCCCGAGCAGGAGGCCCAACGCGTGACGGACAGCCCCGCGCCGGCCGGGCCTGCCGGACGCTGGATGCCGCGCGCGGCCTTGCCGATTCCGCGCAGCGAGATGGCCTGGGCCACGGCGGCACAAGGCCGCATGCACGTGGTCGGCGGTTACGGCGAAGGCGCGGTGAACCGCGACTACCACCACATCTACGACCCCGTGGCCGACCGCTGGCTCGATGGTGCGCCGCTGCCGCGCGGTGCCAATCACGTCGCGGTGGCGGCCGACGAAGGCCGCGTCTATGCACTCGGCGGCTTCGTCGAACAGAACCGCCGCTCCGACACCAACGCCTACGTCTACGAAATAGCCGCCAACCGCTGGACCGCCATCGCGCCGTTACCTCGCCCGCGCGGTGCCGCGGCCGCCGTGATGCTCGATGGGCAGCTGCACCTGATCGGCGGCGCTTCCGAGCCCGCGGCCGAGCGTGCGAGCGTGGGCTGGCACGAGGTCTACGACCCGAAGGCCGACCGCTGGACCACGCGCAAGCCGCTGCCCGGCGCACGCGACCATGTCGGCTGCGTGGCGCACAGCGGCCAGATCCACGTGATCGGCGGGCGCTTCAACACCTTCGAATACAACACCGACCTGCACCACGTCTACCTGCCCGCGCGCGACACATGGGAGTTGCGCTCGCCGCTGCCCACCGCGCGATCGGGCCACGGCCTCGTGGTCTATCGCGGCCGCCTTTTCGCCATGGGCGGAGAGGGCGGTTTCCTGGTGGGCGGCGTGCCGCGCCAAGCCAAGGTGTTCGGCCAGATGGAAAGCTACGACCCCGCGGCCGACGCCTGGCAACGGCATGCACCGATGACCACGCCGCGCCATGCCGTCGGTGCCGCTGTGATCGGCGATTGGATCTACGTGGCCGGCGGCGGCGCGGTGCTCGGCGGCTCCGTGCAGTCCGCGGTGCACGAGGCTTTCACATTGGGCTGA
- the parC gene encoding DNA topoisomerase IV subunit A, whose product MDDSQPPLDLAGPTDGDTTLTLADYAQTAYLEYALSVVKGRALPDVSDGQKPVQRRILYSMSRMGLGFGGTNGTVGAKPVKSARVVGDVLGRFHPHSDQAAYDALVRMAQDFSQRYPLVDGQGNFGSRDGDGAAAMRYTEARLARITSLLLDEIDEGTVDFIPNYDGSTEEPRLLPARLPFTLLNGASGIAVGLATEIPSHNLREIADACVALIKSNGKLSEEELLQIVPGPDYPGGAQIISGPADIADAYRTGRGSLKVRARWKIEDLARGQWQLVVNELPPGVSTQKVLEEIEEITNPKVKAGKKALSADQTQLKAAMLSVLDVVRDESSKDAAVRLVFEPKTSRISQEEFITTLLAQTSLETSSPINLTMVGIDGKPTQKSLRQMLNEWIAFREITVEKRSRHRLNKVLERIHILEGRQLVLLNIDEVIAIIRAAEDPKAALIARFNLSERQAEDILEIRLRQLARLEAIKIEQELKDLREEQKKLEDILGSPTALRRLLVKEIEADAKTFEDPRRTLIQAEKRAVAEVKVVDEPVTVIVSQKGWVRAQKGWASEKNGTNGSATPEYSFKSGDALYGAFECRSVDTLLVFGSAKDKTVRVYTVPVASLPGARGDGQPVTTLIELDAGTHVTHFFAGPAGASVLLANTGGYGFIATVENMMSRQRGGKAFIDVGEGEQLCRPSLVGGASGAEPMPAATHVACASTGGRILTFDIAELKSLPKGGRGLTLIDLDAKDTLAGAAAYTRSVKIEGIGRGGKERDETLEIRTLNNARGSRARKGKAADLGFKPTSIVRVL is encoded by the coding sequence ATGGACGACTCCCAACCTCCGCTCGACCTTGCAGGCCCCACCGACGGCGACACCACCCTCACGCTGGCCGACTACGCACAGACCGCCTATCTCGAATACGCGCTCAGCGTGGTCAAGGGCCGTGCACTGCCCGACGTGTCCGACGGCCAGAAGCCGGTGCAGCGGCGCATCCTCTATTCGATGTCGCGCATGGGCCTGGGCTTCGGTGGCACCAACGGCACCGTAGGCGCCAAGCCCGTTAAGAGCGCACGCGTGGTCGGCGATGTGCTCGGCCGCTTCCATCCGCACAGCGACCAGGCCGCCTACGACGCGCTGGTGCGCATGGCGCAAGACTTTTCGCAGCGCTATCCGCTGGTCGACGGCCAGGGCAACTTCGGCAGCCGCGACGGCGACGGTGCCGCGGCCATGCGCTACACCGAGGCGCGCCTGGCCCGCATCACCAGCCTGCTGCTCGACGAGATCGACGAAGGCACGGTCGACTTCATTCCCAACTACGACGGCAGCACCGAAGAGCCGCGCCTGCTGCCCGCTCGGCTGCCGTTCACGCTGCTCAACGGCGCAAGCGGCATCGCGGTCGGCCTCGCTACCGAGATCCCAAGCCACAACCTGCGTGAGATTGCCGATGCCTGCGTGGCGCTGATCAAGTCGAACGGCAAGCTCAGCGAAGAGGAGCTGCTGCAGATCGTGCCCGGCCCCGACTATCCGGGCGGCGCGCAGATCATCAGCGGCCCGGCCGACATTGCCGACGCCTATCGCACCGGCCGCGGCTCGCTGAAGGTGCGCGCGCGCTGGAAGATCGAAGACCTGGCGCGCGGCCAGTGGCAGCTCGTGGTCAACGAACTGCCACCCGGCGTCAGCACGCAGAAGGTGCTCGAGGAAATCGAGGAAATCACCAACCCGAAGGTCAAGGCCGGCAAGAAGGCCCTGAGCGCCGACCAGACCCAGCTGAAGGCCGCGATGCTGTCGGTGCTCGACGTGGTGCGCGACGAATCCAGCAAGGACGCCGCGGTGCGCCTGGTGTTCGAGCCCAAGACCTCGCGCATCAGCCAGGAAGAATTCATCACCACGCTGCTTGCGCAGACCTCGCTCGAGACCTCGTCGCCGATCAACCTCACGATGGTGGGCATCGACGGCAAGCCGACGCAGAAGTCGCTGCGCCAGATGCTCAACGAGTGGATCGCGTTCCGCGAGATCACCGTCGAGAAGCGCTCGCGGCATCGGCTCAACAAGGTGCTCGAGCGCATTCACATCCTCGAGGGCCGGCAGCTGGTGCTGCTCAACATCGACGAGGTGATTGCGATCATCCGCGCGGCGGAAGATCCGAAGGCCGCGCTCATTGCGCGCTTCAATCTCAGCGAGCGCCAGGCCGAAGACATTCTCGAAATTCGTCTGCGCCAACTCGCGCGGCTCGAGGCCATCAAGATCGAGCAGGAGCTCAAGGACCTGCGCGAAGAGCAGAAAAAGCTCGAAGACATCCTCGGCAGTCCGACCGCATTGCGCCGCCTGCTGGTGAAAGAAATAGAAGCCGACGCCAAGACCTTCGAAGACCCGCGCCGCACGCTGATCCAGGCCGAGAAGCGCGCCGTGGCCGAAGTGAAGGTGGTCGACGAGCCCGTCACCGTCATCGTTTCGCAGAAGGGCTGGGTCCGTGCGCAGAAGGGGTGGGCCAGCGAGAAGAATGGCACCAACGGATCGGCCACGCCCGAATACAGCTTCAAGTCCGGCGACGCGCTCTACGGCGCCTTCGAGTGCCGCAGCGTCGACACGCTGCTGGTCTTCGGCAGCGCCAAGGACAAGACTGTGCGCGTCTACACCGTGCCCGTGGCATCGTTGCCCGGCGCGCGCGGCGACGGCCAGCCCGTCACCACGCTCATCGAACTCGATGCCGGCACGCACGTCACGCATTTCTTCGCAGGCCCCGCAGGCGCGAGCGTGCTGCTGGCCAACACCGGCGGCTACGGCTTCATTGCCACGGTCGAGAACATGATGTCGCGCCAGCGCGGCGGCAAGGCTTTCATCGACGTGGGCGAGGGCGAACAGCTCTGCCGTCCCTCGCTGGTGGGCGGTGCGAGCGGCGCCGAGCCGATGCCCGCCGCCACGCACGTGGCCTGCGCCTCCACCGGCGGCCGCATCCTGACCTTCGACATCGCTGAGCTCAAGAGCCTGCCGAAGGGTGGCCGCGGTCTCACGCTGATCGATCTCGACGCCAAGGACACGCTCGCAGGCGCCGCCGCCTACACGCGCAGCGTGAAGATCGAAGGCATTGGCCGCGGCGGCAAGGAGCGCGACGAAACCCTGGAGATCCGCACGCTCAACAACGCGCGCGGCAGCCGTGCGCGCAAGGGCAAGGCGGCCGATCTCGGCTTCAAGCCGACGAGCATCGTGCGGGTTCTGTGA
- a CDS encoding MBL fold metallo-hydrolase — translation MNDVARPLLSPTHRLSRLRLYGTSLFAASCALLAGCVSSSGCEARYDASPQFKGCGFQNLPNPEVLPSASAWRIWSRFIVGSKVETVPVDPIPVHMQSTAELEALDPKANHVVRLGHSSHLLKLQGKYWLIDPVFSERASPFTWVGPKRFHKPPLALEQLPPIEGLILSHDHYDHLDVATIEYLAQRVQRYFVPLGVRARLVAMGVPAERVTELDWWQGGEHDGVKLTATPAQHFSGRTLTDRDRTLWASWVVQSGDQRIFYSGDSGYFPGFKQIGERFGGFDLALMENGAYDPYWPGVHMTPEQSVQAFEDLRGKVLYSVHNSTFDLAFHTWHDPLDRIADLTQAKKIELATPVIGEVLTIGKARTNERWWQGLH, via the coding sequence ATGAACGACGTTGCCCGCCCCCTGCTCTCTCCAACGCACCGCTTGAGCCGCCTTCGCCTCTATGGCACTTCGCTCTTTGCGGCAAGCTGCGCATTGCTCGCCGGCTGCGTGAGCAGCAGCGGGTGCGAGGCACGCTACGACGCATCGCCGCAGTTCAAGGGCTGCGGCTTCCAGAATCTGCCGAACCCGGAAGTCCTGCCTTCCGCCAGCGCTTGGCGGATCTGGTCGCGCTTCATCGTGGGCAGCAAGGTCGAGACCGTGCCGGTCGATCCGATTCCCGTGCACATGCAGAGCACCGCCGAACTGGAGGCGCTCGATCCCAAGGCGAACCACGTGGTGCGGCTCGGCCATTCGTCGCACCTGCTCAAGCTGCAAGGCAAATACTGGCTCATCGATCCCGTGTTCAGCGAGCGCGCATCGCCGTTCACCTGGGTGGGCCCCAAGCGCTTTCACAAGCCGCCGCTCGCGCTCGAGCAGTTGCCGCCCATCGAAGGCCTGATCCTCTCGCACGACCACTACGACCACCTGGACGTGGCCACCATCGAGTACCTCGCGCAGCGCGTGCAGCGCTACTTCGTGCCGCTCGGCGTGCGTGCGCGGCTGGTCGCCATGGGCGTGCCCGCCGAGCGCGTGACCGAACTCGACTGGTGGCAAGGCGGCGAACACGACGGCGTGAAGCTCACCGCCACGCCAGCGCAGCACTTCTCGGGCCGCACGCTGACCGACCGGGACCGCACGCTGTGGGCCTCATGGGTGGTGCAAAGCGGCGACCAGCGCATTTTCTACAGCGGGGATTCGGGCTACTTTCCAGGCTTCAAGCAGATCGGCGAGCGCTTCGGCGGCTTCGACCTGGCACTGATGGAAAACGGCGCCTACGACCCCTACTGGCCCGGCGTGCACATGACGCCCGAGCAAAGCGTGCAGGCCTTCGAAGACCTGCGCGGCAAGGTGCTCTATTCGGTGCACAACAGCACCTTCGATCTGGCCTTCCACACCTGGCACGATCCGCTGGACCGCATCGCCGATTTGACGCAGGCGAAGAAGATCGAGCTGGCGACCCCGGTGATCGGCGAAGTGCTGACGATAGGAAAGGCGCGCACCAACGAGCGCTGGTGGCAGGGCCTGCATTAG
- a CDS encoding esterase/lipase family protein yields the protein MSSNRYPIIYVRGYAMTEAERDDTAADPFCGFNVGSTVYRATVKKEAPAQKFVFESPVVRLLADFQYQSVYQNGLDILDNDWKPSPDETGKDVDGIPAASIVIYRYYDSGSELLGDGKSRDVKIYAQGLGKLILRVRDLVALREGAAFSSADFRCYLVAHSMGGLVVRAFLQNPTLGEAAARACVDKVFTYATPHNGIDMGGVNVPGWLTANEMNTFNRERMSEFLDTAPVDGRMDYLPAAAFPAERFFCMVGSNRGDYEAAKGLSRMFAGHGSDGLVRIENASLWSIDEAKRSKPVATAYAFRSHSGYFGIVNSEEAYQNLVRFLFGDVRVDLWFDVDGVTLPPDLPKDADVDALYQIELLAAPRGKRWYLSRRVAEEDSPACRTHKELTDPERLERRSVYLSTVFLANKARVKQDRPTLAYAMTLGVRVPDYQVNKKFWLDGHYEGSSLFRDTLVIELAPPRADDPAQNWNVNYGWQTDTAGKASLPMSSTQLANGKQQFIVPLSSLGAAAAAPGISGKVRLEVSAWN from the coding sequence ATGAGCAGCAACCGCTATCCCATCATCTACGTGCGCGGCTATGCCATGACCGAAGCCGAGCGCGACGACACGGCGGCCGATCCGTTCTGCGGCTTCAATGTCGGCTCCACCGTGTACCGCGCCACCGTCAAGAAGGAGGCGCCGGCGCAGAAGTTCGTCTTCGAATCCCCGGTGGTGCGGCTCCTGGCCGACTTCCAGTACCAGAGCGTCTACCAGAACGGCCTGGACATTCTCGACAACGACTGGAAGCCCTCGCCCGACGAAACGGGAAAAGACGTGGACGGCATTCCGGCGGCTTCCATCGTCATCTACCGCTACTACGACAGCGGCTCGGAACTGCTCGGCGACGGCAAGTCGCGCGACGTGAAGATCTACGCGCAGGGCCTCGGCAAGCTGATCCTGCGCGTGCGCGACCTGGTCGCTCTGCGCGAGGGCGCCGCGTTCTCGTCGGCGGACTTTCGCTGCTACCTGGTGGCGCATTCGATGGGTGGGCTGGTCGTGCGGGCCTTCCTGCAGAACCCCACGCTCGGCGAGGCGGCCGCGCGCGCCTGTGTCGACAAGGTGTTCACCTATGCCACACCGCACAACGGCATCGACATGGGAGGCGTCAACGTGCCGGGCTGGCTCACGGCAAACGAGATGAACACCTTCAACCGCGAAAGGATGTCGGAGTTTCTGGACACGGCACCGGTCGATGGCCGCATGGACTACCTGCCCGCGGCGGCGTTTCCGGCCGAGCGCTTCTTCTGCATGGTGGGCTCGAACCGCGGCGACTATGAGGCTGCCAAGGGCCTGTCGCGCATGTTCGCGGGCCACGGCAGCGACGGGCTGGTGCGCATCGAGAACGCCTCGCTGTGGTCCATCGACGAGGCGAAGCGCAGCAAGCCCGTGGCCACCGCCTACGCCTTTCGGTCGCACTCGGGCTACTTCGGAATCGTCAATTCCGAGGAGGCGTACCAGAACCTCGTGCGCTTCCTGTTCGGCGACGTGCGCGTCGATCTCTGGTTCGATGTCGACGGCGTCACCTTGCCGCCCGACCTGCCCAAGGACGCCGATGTCGATGCGCTCTACCAGATCGAACTGCTCGCCGCGCCGCGCGGCAAGCGCTGGTACCTGAGCCGGCGCGTGGCCGAGGAAGATTCGCCGGCTTGCCGCACGCACAAGGAGCTGACCGATCCCGAAAGGCTCGAGCGCCGTTCTGTCTATCTCTCGACCGTGTTCCTTGCCAACAAGGCACGCGTGAAGCAGGACCGGCCGACGCTGGCCTACGCCATGACCTTGGGCGTGCGCGTGCCCGACTACCAGGTCAACAAGAAGTTCTGGCTCGACGGCCACTACGAGGGCAGTTCGCTGTTCCGCGACACCCTCGTCATCGAGCTTGCGCCGCCCCGGGCTGACGACCCCGCGCAGAACTGGAACGTCAACTACGGCTGGCAGACCGACACCGCGGGCAAGGCCTCGCTGCCGATGAGTTCGACGCAACTGGCCAACGGCAAGCAGCAGTTCATCGTGCCGCTTTCGAGCCTGGGCGCGGCAGCGGCGGCACCGGGCATCAGCGGCAAGGTGCGGCTCGAGGTGAGCGCCTGGAACTGA